The Equus asinus isolate D_3611 breed Donkey chromosome 22, EquAss-T2T_v2, whole genome shotgun sequence genome has a segment encoding these proteins:
- the LOC106826800 gene encoding olfactory receptor 9K2-like, producing MGDRGTSNHSELTDFILVGFRVRPELHILLFLLILLVYAMVLLGNVGMMAIIMTDPRLNTPMYFFLGNLSFVDLSYSSVIAPKAMVNFWSESKSITFAGCVTQFFLFTVFIVTEGFLLAAMAYDRFIAICNPLLYSVQMSAHLCSQLVAGSYFCGCITAVLLNSMTFTLSFCASRVINHFYCDYRPLQRISCSDLYVYKVVSFFLCGITILPTVIVIIVSYMYIVSTVLKIRSFEGRKKAFSTCSSHLGVVSVLYGAVFFMYLTPDRFPELSKVASLCYTLVTPMLNPLIYSLRNKDVKEALKKLLEKKNTIL from the coding sequence ATGGGTGACAGGGGAACAAGCAATCACTCAGAACTGACTGACTTCATTCTTGTAGGCTTCAGGGTCCGTCCTGAGCTGCACATCCTTCTCTTCCTACTAATTCTGCTCGTCTATGCCATGGTCCTTCTAGGAAATGTTGGGATGATGGCCATTATCATGACTGATCCCCGGCTGAACACACCGATGTATTTCTTCCTAGGCAACCTCTCCTTCGTTGATCTCTCCTATTCATCTGTTATTGCACCCAAGGCTATGGTCAACTTCTGGTCTGAGAGCAAGTCCATCACCTTTGCAGGATGTGTGACTCAGTTCTTTCTCTTTACAGTCTTCATTGTGACTGAGGGATTTCTCCTGGCAGCCATGGCTTATGACCGCTTCATTGCCATCTGCAACCCACTTCTTTACTCTGTTCAGATGTCAGCACATCTCTGCTCTCAGTTGGTGGCTGGTTCCTATTTTTGTGGCTGCATCACTGCAGTTCTTCTGAACAGCATGACGTTTACTTTATCCTTTTGTGCTTCTCGGGTCATCAACCACTTTTACTGTGATTACCGTCCACTTCAGAGGATCTCTTGTTCTGATCTCTATGTTTATaaggttgtttcttttttcttatgtggCATTACTATTTTGCCTACTGTGATTGTCATTATTGTGTCCTATATGTATATTGTGTCCACAGTTCTAAAGATACGCTCCTTTGAGGGACGTAAGAAAGCCTTCTCCACTTGCAGCTCTCACCTAGGAGTCGTGAGTGTGCTGTATGGAGCTGTCTTTTTTATGTATCTCACTCCTGACAGATTTCCTGAGCTGAGTAAGGTGGCCTCCTTATGTTACACCTTAGTCACTCCCATGTTGAATCCTTTGATTTACTCTCTGAGAAACAAAGATGTCAAAGAGGCTCTAAAAAAActtctagagaagaaaaatacaattctTTGA
- the LOC106826791 gene encoding olfactory receptor 9S13-like, with the protein MKSHLGKNYSEVTEFILLGFRTPPKIQILLFLVFLLLYVATVVGNISMITVTKMDSRLQMPMYFFLRNLSYLDLCYSTVIAPKTLANVLSNEKKISYSGCAAQFFFFALFVTTEGFLLPVMAFDRFSAVCSPLLYPVHMSQKVCVQLVTGSYICGCINSMIQTSCTFSLHFCGENRLDHFFCDIPALIKISCADTFVNEIVMFILSALIIITSTNVILASYASILSTVLKIPSTHGGSKTFSTCDSHIAVVSLFCGTVFFMYAQPGAISSPEQSKIIAVLYTLVIPMLNPLIYSLRNRDVKDAVKRVLHRR; encoded by the coding sequence ATGAAGAGTCATCTGGGTAAGAATTACTCAGAGGTGACTGAGTTTATTCTGCTGGGGTTCAGGACCCCTCCAAAGATACAGATCCTCTTATTCCTGGTGTTCTTGCTGCTCTACGTGGCCACTGTGGTGGGAAATATCAGCATGATAACTGTCACTAAGATGGACTCCAGACTTCAAATGcctatgtatttcttccttaGAAATTTGTCCTATTTAGATCTCTGCTACTCCACAGTCATTGCTCCCAAAACTTTAGCCAACGTCTTgtctaatgaaaagaaaatttcttacAGTGGCTGTGCTgctcaatttttcttctttgccctgTTTGTCACAACTGAAGGCTTTCTTCTGCCTGTCATGGCGTTTGATCGATTCTCCGCCGTTTGCTCCCCGCTGCTTTACCCTGTGCACATGTCCCAGAAAGTCTGTGTTCAGTTGGTAACTGGGTCCTATATCTGTGGGTGCATCAACTCCATGATACAAACAAGTTGCAccttcagtttgcatttctgtggaGAAAACAGATTGGACCACTTTTTCTGTGATATCCCAGCCCTGATCAAGATCTCATGTGCTGACACCTTTGTGAATGAGATCGTAATGTTTATTCTCTCTGCTctcatcatcatcaccagcacAAATGTCATTCTTGCTTCTTATGCTTCTATCCTCTCCACTGTCCTGAAGATCCCCTCCACCCATGGCGGGAGTAAGACCTTCTCCACCTGTGACTCCCATATAGCAGTGGTGAGTTTATTCTGCGGGACTGTGTTCTTCATGTATGCCCAGCCTGGGGCCATCTCCTCACCAGAGCAAAGCAAGATTATAGCTGTGCTCTACACACTTGTGATACCAATGCTAAATCCTCTAATATATAGTCTGAGAAACAGAGATGTGAAAGATGCTGTGAAAAGAGTATTACACAGGAGATGA